The stretch of DNA TGGAATCGCTGCGCCAGACGCTGGAAGACGACACGCCCTGCCCTGTCTGCGGCGCCAAGGACCATCCCTACCGCCACAACGACGACAGCCTGCAAACCATGCTGCGCGAGTTGCAAGGCGACGTGGCGCGTAGTCGCCAGCAGCTGGAAGTCAACGTCAATCAACAGGCAGCGCAGCGCGCCACCGCGCAGGCCAGCGCCGATCATCTGAGCGTACTGGCGGCCGAGCAGCGCTCGTTGCAGCAGCAGTTGGAACGCGTGTCCGCCACGTGGTCTGTGCATGCGCTGGTGGTCGCCAACGCGGTGCCGCCGGAAGCCGAACGCACGCAGTGGTTCATCGACAAGCTGACGGAAGCGCAGCAAGGACTGGAGGCCGTCGAGCAGCAGGAGCGCGAGGTGCAGGCAGCGCGGGTGGCGCGCGACCAGGCGCAAACGGCTTACGAACGCTTCGCAGCCGAGCATACGCGCCTGCAAACCGTGGCCGCTGCCGCCAAGGCCGCGCTGGCGCAAGCGGATACCGAATACAAGGCGCTGGAAGATCAGCGCATCGAAGTGGCGCTGGTGCTGAGCGGCCTGCTGGCCGATCTGGATTCGGCCTTCAGCGGCGGTGATATTCCAAGCGAAGAGTGGAAGGAAGACTGGAAGTCCGGCCCGGCGCGGTTTTACGAGGCGCGTCAGGCCGAGAGCAAGCAGTGGCTGGCGCAGCGCGCTGCTTACGATGACCGCGCTGCCGGCATGGCCGCCATCGAGGTCGAACTGAAGGGCTTGAACGAGGCGCTGGCCAAGGCCGGCCAGGACGCCCTGGCCGCGCGCACCGCATTCACGTCTGTCGATGCGGGCGTAAAAGCCAGCCAGGAACAGCGCATGGCGATGTGGGGCGGTAAGGAGATTCGCGACGTCGAAACCGCGCTGCAAGCCGCCATCGATGCCGCCAAAACGCGCCATGCGGCCAGCCAGGCCGCCGCCCAACACGCCGCGCAATTCCGCACGCGCGCCGACGAAGCGCTGGCGCAGGCTGGCAACCGTCTCGCAACGCTACACGCATCCGCCGCCACCGCCGCCGCGCGACTGGAAGACTGGCTGACCGCATTCCAGCAGCGCCAGCCCGATGCCGGCCTGCACGATCTGACGCAACTGCACGACCTGCTCGCCCTGTCCGCCGACGACATCAGCGCCGAGCGCGAAGCCCTGCAAACACTGGCCCGCGCCGCCGACCAGGCCACAACCGTGCTGCAAGAACGCCAACGCCAGCGCGAACAGCACCAACTCACCGCCCCGCCACCGCGCACCATCACCCAAATGCCGGCCGACGCGGTAGGCGCCGACAACGCTACCGGTGGCGCCGACGCGGGCGTGACTGCCGCCCCAGCCGCAGGCAACGCTAACGCGAAGGCCGCAGACAAATCCGCGCCCGCAACCGCAGACCTGTGGGCCGACGCCGCGACACAGGTCCTGGCATCAGCAGACGACGCGCCGCTGGAATCCGCGCCAGCCGCCGACGAAGCACCGGTCGAACCACCGGCCATGGTCATCGCTGCCCTGCTCGCCGCCCTGCTGGCCGAACGCAAAACCGCCAACGACCACGCCACCGCGCTGCACCTCGCGCTGGCGCAAGACGATGACAAACGCCACCGCTCCAGCGCCATGCTGGCAGAAATCGACCACCAGGAATCCATCACCCAGCGCTGGGCGCGAATGGATGACCTGATCGGCTCCGCCGACGGCAAACGCTTTCGCAACTACGCCCAGCAATTTACGCTCGACGTCCTGCTGGGCTACGCCAATGCGCATCTCAACCACCTGTCGCGCCGCTACCAGCTGGAACGCATCCAGAACAACGCCGCGCCATCGCTCGCCCTGCTGGTACGCGACCAGGACATGGGCGGCGAAATGCGCTCGGTGCACTCGCTGTCCGGCGGCGAGTCCTTCCTGGTCTCGCTGGCGCTGGCACTGGGCCTGGCCTCGCTCTCTTCCAACCGCGTACGCGTCGAATCGCTGTTCATCGACGAAGGCTTCGGCAGCCTGGATGCCGACACCCTGCGCGTCGCCATGGATGCGCTGGATGGCCTGCAAGCGATGGGCCGCAAAGTCGGCGTCATCTCCCACGTGCAGGAAATGACCGAGCGGATCTCGGCCAGAATCCTGGTCCAGCCATCCGCCGGTGGCCGCAGCACCATCACCGTTCAATAGGAGTGCCAATGCGCCGCGCCGTCTTGCGTTTCAGCTTATGCATGCTGTTTCCCCTGTCGGCCAGCGCAGCCTCCTGCGCCATCCCCACCATCCAAACCGACGGCTGGGAACTCAGCACGCCCGAAGCCAGCGGTTTCAATCCCACCACCCTGTGCCTGACGCTGACCGCCATCGCCCAGGGCAAGGACAACATCCACAGCATCGTCATCGAACGCCACGGCAAGCTGGTGGCGGAGATGTACCGCAGCGGCAAGGACAAGTCCATCGCCCGAGCGCTCGGCGTGTGGCCGCCGTTCGCGCCAACCGTCAGCTTCGGACCAGACACGCTGCACGACAATCGCTCTATCGGCAAAAGCATCATCAGCCTATTGGTCGGCATCGAAAAACAGCAAGGCAAAATCGACAGCCTCGCCACGCCTGTGCTGGACTACTACCCGGAATACAAAGACCTGCGCTCCCCAGCGCTGGACGCCATCAACCTCGAACACCTACTGACCATGAGCGGCGGTTGGAAGTGGGACGAAGGTGCGCAGCCCAACAACGAGATGCGCCTGTTCTGGAAAACCGATCCCATACGCTACGTGCTGGAGCGGCCGATCGAATCGCCGCCGGGCGCCAAATGGAACTACAACGGCGGCGGCACCTTGATCCTGGCCGATATCGTCAGCCGCGTCGCCGGCAAACCATGGCTGGATGTGGCCAACACCGAATTGTTCGCACCTCTGGGCATCACGCAATGGCAATGGGTGACCGACCTGCGCGGCCGCCCCGCGTCGTTCGCCGGCCTGCGCCTGCGTCCACGCGACATGGCCAAGCTGGGGCGCCTGATGCTGAACCACGGCCGCTGGAACGGCCGCCAACTGGTGGCGGAAGACTGGATCGACGCTTCGCTCAAGCCACGCCTGAGTGTCGGCTTCCGCAGCCCCGGCGACCAGCCGGATGAAATCCACTACGGCTACCAGTGGTGGGCCGGCACGGCGGCATGGAAGGATCACCGCGTCGCCTGGAACGCCGGATTTGGCAACGGCGGCCAGCGCATCTTCATCGTGCCTGAGCTGGACCTGACGCTGGTGGTCACCGCCGGCGACTACGGCTCCGACGAGATGGGCGCCAAGGTCAATCGCCTGCTGCACACCGTGGTGGCCACCGTCACCGAATAGGAAGTAACGCCGCGCTGTTTTTTTGCTATCATTCAGAGGGAGGTTCTCATCCCATGAATGTCGGCGCCATCCCGTCCAGCTATGCCACCGTACCGGCGACGCGCTTTGCGCCAGCGCCGCCGACGGCTAGCGCTGCGCCGCAAGCCACGCCATCGGCCACCACGCAGCTGTCGGAAGAAGCGCTGGCCATGCTGGACCAGCTCAAATCCCGCGACCTCGAAGTACGCCAGCACGAACAAGCCCACCTGGCCGCTGCCGGCGGACTGGCCACCTCCGGTGCCTCCTACACCTACCAGCGCGGCCCGAACGGCGTCGATTACGCCACCGGCGGCGAAGTCAATATCGACACCTCGCCCGGCGCCACGCCGCAAGAAACCATTGAACGCGCGCGCACCATTCAGGCGGCGGCGCTGGCCCCGGCCGAACCGTCCAGCGCCGATCGCGCAGTCGCCTCCCAGGCGCAGCAGATGGAAAACCAGGCCCGCGCCGAACTGGCGCAGCAAAAAACCCAGAACGCCTATGGCGCCGCGCCGACGGCCGCACCCTCGGTGGATATCTATGCGTGAGTGATAAAATCCCGCCTTTGCCTTTTCAAGCAGCGATACAACCATGTTAAAAGCACCACGCACCCTCACCTTCAAATGCGTTAAATGCGCCAAAGCCGTGCAAGTCCGCCTGCAAAAGGTCTCGGCCTGTTCGCACATCCAGCCTTACGTGGGCGTTTGCGCCTGCGGCGAAGTGAAACATCACGCCATCGGCCAGAAGGACGCCGTGCAATCCTACCTGGCCGCGCCAGAGGGCTGGACCCACCACCATTAATTTGCGCGCCGCGCCCTCAAGTAATCGACTACGATACCGTTAATTATTGTAGAAGTTACATTGAAACCGGAATCCGCCATGTCTACCATCTCGAATCTGGGCGCGCGCCTGCCATCGCTGTTCACCGGCACCCAAGCCGATCCCAAGACGCCAGCCTTGCAGAAAACGCAAGGTGTCTCCTCTGCCAACTCGTCCAGCAAGGCGCTGGACCTGGACAGCCGCGTCGCTTCGATCGGCAACGCCACGGTGGATTTTGCTCAGAGTTTCGTCAATAGCTTCACGCAAGCGCTGTTCGGCGACGACGCCAAAGGTGCGGTGATCGATTTCGACTCGGCCAGCCTGGAAACCAGTTCCACCATGGCCGTCGGCTACCAGCACACCTCCGGCGCCAACGGTACCACCGACGCTGCGGCCTTCAGTCTGACCGACAGCTCGCACTTCATCGGTAAAGGCACCATCACCACCGCCGACGGCCGCAAGTTCGATTTTGAAGTGGAAGTCCAGTACAACGCGGAACTCAATGCGGCCGCCAGCCAATCGAGCAGCGCCGATGACGCCAGCAGCGCGCAACCGGTCAAGCAGTCCGGCGACGGCAAGGCGGCCAAAGACCTGCCAAGCGTGCAGCTGCCGAACATCGACTTCCCGGGCACGCTGGCGGACCTGTTCCAGCTGATCGGCCGCGACCTGCAAACCGCGCTGTCCACCTCCAACAACAGCAACGACAAATCCGACGGCATCGACCGCAACACGCTGCGCGGCCTGTCGCTGCGCTTGCTCAATCTGGTCGACAGCAAGGACACCAACACCTACGCGCCGCCAACCGCCGCCGACAAAGCCAAGGCAGCCGCCAGCGCCACCGATACGCCAGCCATCACTAACGCTGCGACGCCCACTACCGCGCCAACCACCACGCCGGCAACCACACCAGCCGCCGCCGATGCTGCCGCGGCGACCGACGACACAACGCCGACCAACACCGCATCAACCTGAGCGCCGCCCGGCTGACCGGTATAATAGCGACACTTTCCGCTACGCCGCCTGGCGTAGCGCGTCCTTTATTCTGCCGATAGCCCCCACATGCCTGAACAAATTAACTCCTCCCCTGCCCATCACAGATCCACTGGGAGGAGAACGGCGAGCCACGTTCCGCGCGCTGGCGCTCCGAAGCCGGCATGCCGCCGCCAAAACGCGTGGTCATCGCCGACGACCGCACCAACGCCGATGTAGCCTACCGACTGGCCTGCGAAGGCACGGCGCTGCTGTGGCGCGGCGACTTCCAGAATGCGCGCCAGCTGCTGCAAGCGCTGGCCCGCCGCGCCGACCACAAAGCCAAGCCGGCCAAGAAGAACAAGCCAGCCAAAATTCCCGCCACGCCGACCGAAGCCTTCCACCTGCATCGCCAGGCGCAGTCGCAACGCGCGCGCACCTTGGCCATGCTGCTGATTCCTTTCGAAGACGGCTACACCATTCCGCTGCGCCGCGCGCCGGACGTCAAGCTGGCCTGCAACGAAGCCTATGGCCGCTATGAAGAGCCGTTCATCGCCTCGCTGCGCGAATTGCTTGGCCTGATCGGCGCGCACGAATGGCGCCGCACCGGCGTCGAAATCCCGGCGCTGGAAGCGCGCATCCATCCGCACTACGGCGTGTTCTCGCCGGTGCGTGGCGAATACGTGCAGATGGTGGCCGATGCCCCGCTGCCGGCCGGCGTCAATCTGGCGTTCGACATCGGCGTCGGTACCGGCGTGCTGTCGGCGGTGCTGGCCAAGCGCGGCATAGCACGCGTGATCGGCACCGACCAGGACCAGCGCGCCCTGAGCTGCGCCCGCGAAAACCTGGCGCTGCTGGGCTTCGATAACAAGGTCGAATTGCGCGTGGCCGACCTGTTCCCGGAAGGCCGCGCGCCGCTGGTGGTGTGTAATCCGCCGTGGGTGCCGGCGCGTCCGAGTTCTCCGATTGAATACGCGGTCTACGATCCGGATAGCCGCATGCTGCGCGGCTTCCTGGCCGGCCTCTCCGAGCATCTGACGCCGGGTGGCGAAGGTTGGCTGATCCTGTCCGACCTGGCCGAACACCTTGGCCTGCGTCCGCGCGAACAGCTGCTGGAATGGATCGCCGCCGCCGGCCTGAAAGTCACCGGCCGCCATGACGTGCGCCCGACCCACCCGCGCGCCAGCGACGACACCGATCCCCTGCACACCGCCCGCGCCGCCGAAGTAACGTCGCTGTGGCGACTGGCAGCGGCTTAAGAAAATAGTGATTCATCTCAAAGTCATGGCGTGTGGCCTTTGACTCTGCCCAACCGGCAGCGCAAACTTCCAAATGGAGGCCACACCATGCAATCAGCTGAGCTATTAAAAAATGTAGAAGGACTTCTGCAGCTTGATCGCTCAGCGGATATAGCCGCTTGTCTCAATACGATGCGCGAGATCGTCAACTCACTGATCGCACGCATACAACGGGATGAAGCGAAACAAGCACTGGATCTCAATTTCCGCATCGATGACACACTAGCCAAGCTTGGTGAGCTTATCCGCGATACCTATTTCCAAAGCGCCAATGCCGCTGTAAAAGAAGCCGCCCGCGCAGCCTACGCTGATGTCGTAAGCCTGCAATGGGCCATCGCCGACCACGACATTCTCTTCTCTCGTCGCAAATCCGGCTACGCAGCCAGCAGCGTGGAAGAAGTAGAAAAAGTTTTGGACCGGATTGAATCCGAAGAATGAAACCTGATCGCGTCGTCCGCAAGCTCAATCTTGATGAGCCAAGGTTTCAAAATAGTTTCAAGAGACTTAAACCGGATATCAAGAAGGAAGCGCGGCGCGCCCTTGGCGAGATGGTGTTATTGGATCTTGATCACCCGCCGGCCAAACTGCATCTTCACACTTTGACAAACAAACAAGTGCCATCCTTATTAGATCCATCAAAAAAAGTGAACGTGTACACATTGCACATCACTAGCAATGACAGCTACAAAGCCAGCTTCACCTTCGAGGACGGCTGCGCTTACATGCGTAACTGCGGGACACACGATGACGTAAATAAGACGCCGTAAAGCCTGCCAAGTCCGCAAACCAAAACCAGCACTTGCGGATTACGGCCGACCTCTATATAATCATGGCCTCAGACGCGGGGTGGAGCAGTCTGGCAGCTCGTCGGGCTCATAACCCGAAGGTCACAGGTTCAAATCCTGTCCCCGCAACCAAATTCAGGCAGAAGCCGTTGACTCTTAACCGATTCAACGGCTTTTTGCTTTCTAGTACGGGCTGGAGGCTGGCTGGCCAGCGAGGTCGGTCCAGATATCGTCTGGCAGCGATCGGTCTCGCACGCAAATCCGGTCGTGCTCAGGATAGGTAATGTGATCAACCGGCGCGCGGGTGCCGACAACCAGGCAGCGCGTTGCGGCAGAACTGCGATTCTCCAGATAGTGCCCAACCGCGACGCCGGCCCGGAAAGTTGCGACGCCACCGGCGCGTACCAGTGTCTCGGTCGCGCCCTCCACCACAGTGATTTCACCTTCCAGCACATAGACCATCTCATCTTCCGCGCTGTGCCAATGCTTGATTGACGACCTGCCGCCTGGCTGAAGCACTTCAATGAATGCACCAAACTGCGTAAGCTGCCCCGTCTCACTAATCCAAAGCGTTTGATTCGGTTCGGTCTCGGTGATGAGTTGATCTGGCGTGAAAACTGGCATGGCTGGACCTCCAAGGATAATGCCAATATTCTAAGACAAATGCTTCGCCCTGCAATGCTGTCAATAGTATTACTGATGCGACAGGCCCTCGCTAATCCCGTCCATCATGCAACAAACCTGTGTATCATCACTACCGGACATTTTGCTCGGTGGCCCTTATCCTCGCCCGCTCTGCCATATGCTCTTCAATTTCAGGCATATATTGCGCGCAAGGATCAGGCATGTTGGCATCAGATCAAAAAATGAATCAGAACGGCCTGTCGGCCACTTCCAAACAAGTATTGGCCATGCGCGACGCCGTGTTCGCGGAATGGGAAAGCCAGGTGCGCCTGCTGATCAAGGGCGCGCAGCATATCCTGCACCCTACGCTGCTCAACACGCTGCCTGTCTTTTATGACAATATTGCCGAGGCGTTGACACCGAACCACCCGCGCGACGAGGCCACCAGCAACAACGACATCGCCGCCGCCCATGGCGATGAACGCGCGCGCATGACGTCCTACGAGCCGGAACAGATCGTCCAGGAATACCAGCTATTCCGCGACGCCTTCTCGCACGTGGCCGACGAACAGGGCGTGGTGCTGAGCCGCGCCGAATGGGGCATCGTCAACGGTTCGATCGACACCGCGGTACGCGAGTCGATCCGCAAGTTCACGTCGATGCATGAATCGTTCCGCCACCAGATGGCGGCCGCGCTGTCGCACGATATGCGCAGCCCTTTGTCGGTGGTGATCACTGCGGCGCATCTGCTGACCATCGGCGCGACGCCGGAGCGCACCCCGGCCATCGCCCAGAAGATTCTCGACAACGGCCATCGCCTCGGCACCATGATCGAGGAACTGCTGGATGCGCTGAGTTTCAACCGCGGCGAACGGCTGGCGCTCGACCTGTCGCAGTTCAACGTACTGGAACTGGCGCGCCAGGTGTGCAGCGACGCCAGCATCGGCACGCCGGGCGCCTGCACCGTCGTCGGCAGCGCGGTCACCGGCTACTGGTGCGAAAATTCGCTGCGCCGGGCGCTGGAGAATCTGGTCATCAACGCCATCAAGTACGGCGACGGCAACGGCGTGCAGATCAAGATCGACGAGGCGCACGGCCGCATGCTGATCTCCGTGCACAATAGCGGCAACCCGATCGCCGACGAGCATCGCGGCCAGATCTTCGAATACCTGTGGCGCGACGGCAGCACCAAGAGCAAACCCGGTTGGGGCATCGGCCTGCCGTTCGTCAAGAGCGTGGCCGAGAGCCATGGCGGCAGCGTGGCGGTCGATAGTTCGGCGGCCAGCGGCACCACCTTCCTCATCGATATCCCGGTCGACTGCCGGCCCTTCGTGCCGGAAGCGTGAACCTGGATCCATACCCAAGCGGTCATAAAGCTGTCACAATTATTGTTTTAGCTTAGCCACGGAGGCCCGCGTGAAGGATCAAGCACCAGCAGCAGAACAATTAGAACAAGATGCTCCCGTCAGCCCTTCGCGCCGCCGCATCTTCCAAGCAGCCGGCGCCGCCGGCCTGGCGACCTCCCTGCCAGCGCTGAGCGAAGCCGCAACGGCCAAAGCAGCCACCAAAGGTTCGCTCGACGACAAGATCAAGTCCAACATCAAGAACGTGGTGGTGATCTATCTGGAGAACCGCAGCTTCAACAACCTGTTTGCCAACTTCCCCGGCACCGCCAATCCACTGTCGGCCGCGCCGGCCGCCGCCTGCCAGCAGCGCGACCGCGACGGCTCGGTGCTGCCGGTGCTGCCGAAGGTCTGGGGCGGCATGGTGCCGAATACGCAGGACATCGGCGGCAAAAAATACGTCCTCAAGGAAGACGACATCAAGAACCTGCCGAACGGCCCGTTCAAGCTGGTCGACACCGAAGGCAAGCCACTGCCGGAAGGCGTGATCACGCGCGACCTGTGGCACCTGTTCTACCAGAACCAGATGCAGATCAACGGCGGCAAGAACGACGGCTTCGCCGCGTGGGGCAACACCGGCGGCATGGTGATGGGCCACTACGGCGAAACCAGCAAGAACCTCGGCCTGTGGAAGATCGCCGAGCAGTACACGCTGTGCGATAACTTCTTCATGGCGGCCTTCGGCGGCTCGTACCTGAACCACCAGTTCCTGATCACCGGCCGCGTGCCGGAATACTTCAACGCCAAGGATACCGCAGCCAAGAAAAAGATCGCGGTGCTGGACGACGGCCCGACCGGTGTGCGGCTGTCGACCGCGCCCGACTCGCCCAAGTCGGCGCTGGACGGTCATCCGCACTTCGTCAACAATGGCGCCATCACACCGGACGGCTATGCGGTCAACACCATGGCCCCGCCCTATCAGCCAAGCTACATCCGCCCGGCCTACGACGGCGACCCGCTGCACGCCGATCCAAAGGACGCCAGCACGCTGCCACCACAAACTTACGACACCATCGGCGATCTGCTGTCGCGCAAGAGCGTCAGCTGGGCGTGGTACGGCGGCGCGTGGCAGGCGGCACTGGATGCGCGCGGCGGCGGCGAGAAGCCGAACTTCCAGTATCACCATCAGCCGTTTAACTACTTCCAGCAGTTCGCCCCGGGCACTAAGGCGCGCGACGAGCACCTGCGCGATGGCGGCCTGGGTGACAGCCCGATCTCCAACAAATTCCTGGCCGACGTGGTGGCGGGCAAACTGCCGGCGGTCAGCTTCTACAAGCCGCAAGGTAACCTGAACCTGCACGCCGGTTACTCGGATGTGGAATCCGGCGACGCCCACATCACCAACGTGGTCGAGCACTTGCGCAAGTCGCCACAGTTCAAGAACATGCTGGTGGTGATCACCTTCGACGAAAATGGCGGCTGGTGGGATCACGTCGCCCCGCCGAAGGGCGACCGCTGGGGTCCGGGTTCGCGCATTCCGGCCATCGTCATTTCGCCGTTCGCGAAAAAAGGCCATGTGGATCACAGCTTCTACGACACCACCTCGATCATGCGCTTCATCACCCGCCTGCACGACCTGCCGCTGCTGGAAGGTCTGAAGACGCGTAACGCGGCCTTCGCCGAGCGCCACGCCACGCCGCCGGGCGACCTGACGGGGGCCCTGAGCTTCCGCTGATCTGCGGCTTTGTGTTACACTGCGCGCAATTAATCCAGTAAGCTACCGGAGCCCGACTACTACAGCCGGGCTTTTGTTTTTTCCCCGATGAGAGATAAAAAAGATAACGCTACGTTCGACCTGCCGGGCTTTGCCCCTGCCGCGCCGCTCGAACCGGAAGCAAAACGTCCACCACTGCCGCGCATCCGGCGGGCGACGCTCAAGCAGGAACAAATGGAACTGCTGGAACCGACCGATAACAGCGGCCTGCCGGTCTGGGTCCGCGACGAGAATCTCGACCTTACCGGTTTGCCGGTATGGAAGCGTGACTGATACGGTACAACGCCGCTACGGCCGCAGCACGCCACCGCAGCACATCACATATACACATCCCGCACAGTGGGCCAGGCTACGGTTAGCCTGTTAGACTGTGCCCATATCCTTTTTGAACAGGGTCCGCCACCATGACTTCCACCTCCTTCGCCAGCCTGCCGCTGACACCCGCCTTCCTCGACAACCTCGACTCGCTCGGCTACAAGGAGATGACCACGATCCAGGCGCAAAGCCTGCCGTCGGTGCTGGAAGGCCGCGACCTGATCGCCCAGGCCAAGACCGGCAGCGGAAAGACCGCCGCCTTTGGCATCGGCATCCTGGCCAAACTGAATCCTGCATGGTTTGCGGTGCAGGCGCTGGTGCTGTGCCCTACCCGCGAACTGGCCGACCAGGTGGCGAATGAACTGCGCCGTCTGGCCCGTTCGACCGGCAACGTCAAGGTGCTGGTGCTGACCGGCGGTTCGCCGATGCGTCCACAAATCGCCTCGCTGGAACACGGCGCCCATATCATCGTCGGCACGCCGGGCCGCGTGCGCGATCACCTGGGCCGCGAGACGCTGGACCTGTCCAAGGTGAGCACGCTGGTGCTGGACGAAGCGGACCGCATGACCGACATGGGCTTCTACGACGAAATCGCCGGCATTGTCAGCGCCTGCCCGAAACGCCGCCAGACCTTGCTGTTCTCGGCCACTTACCCGGACGACATCCGCCGCGCCACCGACGACTTCCTGGTCGATCCAGTCGAGGTCACGGTCGAAGCACAGCACGATAACGACAAGATTGAGCAGCTATTCTTCGAGATCGGTTTCGACGGCCGCAATGACGCCGTGGCACGCCTGCTGGGCCACTACAAGCCGGTATCGGCGATCGCCTTCTGCAACACCAAGGTACAGTGCCGCGAACTGGTCGAGTCCTTGCAGCAGAAAGGCTTTTCCGCGATGGCGCTGTATGGTGAGCTGGAGCAGCGTGAGCGCGACGAGATCCTGATCCTGTTCGCCAACCGTAGCTGCTCCGTACTGGTGGCCACCGACGTCGCCGCGCGCGGCCTGGATATTCCGAATCTGGAAGCGGTGATCAACGTCGACGTCTCCAAGGACACCGAGGTGCACATTCACCGCGTCGGTCGTACCGGCCGTGGCGACGAACAGGGCCTGGCGCTGTCGCTGTGCGCACCGAACGAGAAGAAGTGGGTCAAGCTGATCGAAGAA from Duganella dendranthematis encodes:
- a CDS encoding serine hydrolase domain-containing protein, with the protein product MRRAVLRFSLCMLFPLSASAASCAIPTIQTDGWELSTPEASGFNPTTLCLTLTAIAQGKDNIHSIVIERHGKLVAEMYRSGKDKSIARALGVWPPFAPTVSFGPDTLHDNRSIGKSIISLLVGIEKQQGKIDSLATPVLDYYPEYKDLRSPALDAINLEHLLTMSGGWKWDEGAQPNNEMRLFWKTDPIRYVLERPIESPPGAKWNYNGGGTLILADIVSRVAGKPWLDVANTELFAPLGITQWQWVTDLRGRPASFAGLRLRPRDMAKLGRLMLNHGRWNGRQLVAEDWIDASLKPRLSVGFRSPGDQPDEIHYGYQWWAGTAAWKDHRVAWNAGFGNGGQRIFIVPELDLTLVVTAGDYGSDEMGAKVNRLLHTVVATVTE
- a CDS encoding methyltransferase, with protein sequence MPPPKRVVIADDRTNADVAYRLACEGTALLWRGDFQNARQLLQALARRADHKAKPAKKNKPAKIPATPTEAFHLHRQAQSQRARTLAMLLIPFEDGYTIPLRRAPDVKLACNEAYGRYEEPFIASLRELLGLIGAHEWRRTGVEIPALEARIHPHYGVFSPVRGEYVQMVADAPLPAGVNLAFDIGVGTGVLSAVLAKRGIARVIGTDQDQRALSCARENLALLGFDNKVELRVADLFPEGRAPLVVCNPPWVPARPSSPIEYAVYDPDSRMLRGFLAGLSEHLTPGGEGWLILSDLAEHLGLRPREQLLEWIAAAGLKVTGRHDVRPTHPRASDDTDPLHTARAAEVTSLWRLAAA
- a CDS encoding putative metalloprotease CJM1_0395 family protein, translated to MNVGAIPSSYATVPATRFAPAPPTASAAPQATPSATTQLSEEALAMLDQLKSRDLEVRQHEQAHLAAAGGLATSGASYTYQRGPNGVDYATGGEVNIDTSPGATPQETIERARTIQAAALAPAEPSSADRAVASQAQQMENQARAELAQQKTQNAYGAAPTAAPSVDIYA
- a CDS encoding cupin domain-containing protein, producing the protein MPVFTPDQLITETEPNQTLWISETGQLTQFGAFIEVLQPGGRSSIKHWHSAEDEMVYVLEGEITVVEGATETLVRAGGVATFRAGVAVGHYLENRSSAATRCLVVGTRAPVDHITYPEHDRICVRDRSLPDDIWTDLAGQPASSPY
- a CDS encoding sensor histidine kinase, coding for MLASDQKMNQNGLSATSKQVLAMRDAVFAEWESQVRLLIKGAQHILHPTLLNTLPVFYDNIAEALTPNHPRDEATSNNDIAAAHGDERARMTSYEPEQIVQEYQLFRDAFSHVADEQGVVLSRAEWGIVNGSIDTAVRESIRKFTSMHESFRHQMAAALSHDMRSPLSVVITAAHLLTIGATPERTPAIAQKILDNGHRLGTMIEELLDALSFNRGERLALDLSQFNVLELARQVCSDASIGTPGACTVVGSAVTGYWCENSLRRALENLVINAIKYGDGNGVQIKIDEAHGRMLISVHNSGNPIADEHRGQIFEYLWRDGSTKSKPGWGIGLPFVKSVAESHGGSVAVDSSAASGTTFLIDIPVDCRPFVPEA
- a CDS encoding AAA family ATPase, which translates into the protein MRILKISGKNLASLAEEFSVNFEAEPLASTGLFAISGPTGAGKSTLLDALCLALYDATPRLLRVAGRNYLADVGNETVSTQDPRTLLRRGTAEGYAEVDFVGSDGASYRARWSVRRSRTKAEGALQPTTMSLKLLPSEQLIGATKTEVKAEIEKRIGLSFEQFTRAVLLAQNEFSAFLKAEDNERGELLETLTGSTVYSEISMRAFERNKLEQAALQKLNLRLADQKPLNAEERAELLAKSADAGVALQALDQQKAELEQELRWHQQAERLEQEEQAARQASADAQASVEAAALRRAALARIDAVQPARPLAEDIRRINGDITATQEAIVAGTHNVQQAALALEQANAAQAQAAASQQEAEAAQRAAAPQLDQAKALDARIEAMLPAWRQASAACEKADQSDAAANAALQSRQGEHARLTAQQQAGVTWLEQHKHWKALAQQWERWDVLFVQAGQAAAQAERLHAGLSRVQRNAQLHRDEEADASTKLAGAVEALQTLELQRQQTAQHLASYSIEQLQASRASWEQYRSRLTGAEKIWLDLESRQTRNAQIETQSAQLRQTMTAAEAQLVAAQQEGIAILATFAQAERSLKLAEAATAASVESLRQTLEDDTPCPVCGAKDHPYRHNDDSLQTMLRELQGDVARSRQQLEVNVNQQAAQRATAQASADHLSVLAAEQRSLQQQLERVSATWSVHALVVANAVPPEAERTQWFIDKLTEAQQGLEAVEQQEREVQAARVARDQAQTAYERFAAEHTRLQTVAAAAKAALAQADTEYKALEDQRIEVALVLSGLLADLDSAFSGGDIPSEEWKEDWKSGPARFYEARQAESKQWLAQRAAYDDRAAGMAAIEVELKGLNEALAKAGQDALAARTAFTSVDAGVKASQEQRMAMWGGKEIRDVETALQAAIDAAKTRHAASQAAAQHAAQFRTRADEALAQAGNRLATLHASAATAAARLEDWLTAFQQRQPDAGLHDLTQLHDLLALSADDISAEREALQTLARAADQATTVLQERQRQREQHQLTAPPPRTITQMPADAVGADNATGGADAGVTAAPAAGNANAKAADKSAPATADLWADAATQVLASADDAPLESAPAADEAPVEPPAMVIAALLAALLAERKTANDHATALHLALAQDDDKRHRSSAMLAEIDHQESITQRWARMDDLIGSADGKRFRNYAQQFTLDVLLGYANAHLNHLSRRYQLERIQNNAAPSLALLVRDQDMGGEMRSVHSLSGGESFLVSLALALGLASLSSNRVRVESLFIDEGFGSLDADTLRVAMDALDGLQAMGRKVGVISHVQEMTERISARILVQPSAGGRSTITVQ